In Lacibacter sp. H375, one DNA window encodes the following:
- a CDS encoding esterase gives MHKPLVARLLFVCIILCSTEFAISQPLREPLFVSTQINSDNTVSFRYFAPIAKDVKLNVQFEKANVPMTKDSSGVWHVKVGPVKPDMYPYHFVVDGIHVADPKNSAIFPNEGFQNSIVEITGNTPLVHTLQDVPHGTVAYRYYTSPELGMRPVVIYTPPGYEKDAAKKYPVLYLLHGTTDVEETWTKVGRANIILDNLIAQGKAQPMIIVMPYGRAYPKISKESGSLRNWENLQEFKKDFLNNLLPFVEQNYRVKKEKDGRAIAGFSGGGGETLYLGLNNPQLFSWVCGFAPGMLKEEFNRNNEVAFANPSLTNQQLKLFWIGVGKEDMLYPVISDYLKVLDEKEIKHEIFISDGGHTWMNCKLFLSIIAQKLFK, from the coding sequence ATGCATAAACCACTAGTTGCCCGGCTATTATTTGTTTGCATCATACTCTGCAGCACAGAATTTGCAATAAGTCAGCCGTTGCGTGAGCCACTTTTTGTTTCTACGCAAATCAATAGCGACAACACCGTTAGCTTTCGCTATTTCGCACCCATAGCAAAAGATGTGAAGTTGAACGTGCAATTTGAGAAAGCAAACGTTCCGATGACAAAGGATAGTTCCGGTGTATGGCATGTCAAAGTAGGCCCGGTAAAACCTGATATGTATCCTTATCATTTTGTGGTGGATGGTATACACGTAGCTGACCCAAAGAACAGCGCCATCTTTCCAAATGAAGGATTTCAAAACAGCATTGTCGAAATTACTGGTAACACGCCGCTGGTTCATACCCTTCAGGATGTGCCTCACGGAACCGTTGCATACCGTTATTATACCTCACCGGAATTGGGCATGCGTCCTGTTGTGATTTATACACCTCCCGGTTATGAAAAAGACGCTGCTAAAAAATATCCTGTGCTTTATCTTCTTCACGGCACAACAGATGTGGAAGAAACATGGACAAAAGTGGGAAGGGCCAACATCATTCTTGATAACCTGATTGCCCAAGGCAAAGCACAACCGATGATAATCGTGATGCCATATGGCCGTGCTTATCCTAAAATCAGCAAAGAATCCGGCAGTCTTCGCAACTGGGAAAATTTGCAGGAGTTCAAAAAAGATTTTTTGAATAACCTGCTTCCTTTTGTAGAACAAAACTACCGGGTAAAAAAAGAGAAGGATGGCCGTGCCATTGCCGGCTTTTCCGGCGGAGGTGGTGAGACACTTTATCTCGGGTTAAATAATCCGCAACTTTTCAGTTGGGTTTGTGGTTTTGCACCCGGCATGCTGAAAGAAGAATTTAACCGCAACAATGAAGTTGCTTTTGCCAATCCTTCACTTACCAATCAGCAATTAAAGTTATTTTGGATAGGAGTGGGTAAAGAAGATATGTTGTATCCCGTTATTTCGGATTACCTGAAAGTGCTGGATGAAAAAGAAATCAAACATGAAATATTTATTTCGGATGGCGGGCATACGTGGATGAATTGTAAACTTTTTCTTTCCATCATCGCACAAAAACTTTTCAAGTAA
- a CDS encoding outer membrane protein assembly factor BamB family protein codes for MILKRLSAKLSIAVVALLLLSFYIGCNSGASTYNHTTWSQYGGGPDQSKYFDASEITKDNVGQLQIAWMYNSQDSMSYFFSPVVVDSMMYLMAKNFSLVAVNVHTGKEVWIHTKLMGLSRRGINYWESSDKKDKRLVFTLNNSLQAIDAVTGKSILSFGDSGYVDLRQGLDRDPSSIRRMQSMMPGIIYNDLVILGSAPGENYFSPPGHIRAYNVVTGKLEWTFHTIPHPGEFGYDTWPKDAYKYAGAVNVWSEMSVDEKRGIVYLPLGSPTYDYYGADRIGANLFGNSLVALDAKTGKRIWHYQTVHHDLWDYDLASAPQLLTVKNNGKEVDAVAVATKHGFMFVFDRVTGDPFFPIDEKPFPASEMPGEQAWPTQPISSLPDFTRHTVTKETLNPFFPDSIKQQWHKRLDSSKSGLYLPPSDKYETVMMPGALGGANYGNTGSNPGKGIMYVMTQEYASTYKLKKVLPPSANLSNDEVKRVKAFYTATCKTCHGANMEGGLAPSLVNAGQRIFYDEFKGIVLNGRGQMPGFVHVDEQTITALYRYLGGNPARPNFFRRMDTTSKVSGPVVASGGAKIKPDANRSAPMFDYPEGVDHPVDRYTTDYGLDWMGLLSPPWSSLVAYDLNTGTIKWRKPIGEDSLYSKGDKTTGAPSGVLRKGMVVTSTGIVFATAKGGKLYAFDADNGTVLWETTLSHETNGQPIMFTKNGKQYLVVNATGTFAKDSYNHAAKPGAIPRGYLVYALPDMKK; via the coding sequence ATGATCCTGAAACGATTGTCAGCCAAACTCAGCATTGCAGTTGTTGCATTGCTGTTGTTGTCTTTTTATATCGGTTGTAATTCGGGGGCATCCACGTATAACCATACTACATGGTCGCAATATGGTGGCGGTCCCGATCAGTCGAAATATTTCGATGCATCTGAAATTACGAAAGATAATGTGGGGCAGTTGCAGATTGCGTGGATGTATAACTCTCAGGACAGTATGTCTTACTTTTTCAGTCCTGTTGTTGTGGACAGCATGATGTATTTGATGGCGAAAAATTTTTCACTGGTTGCAGTGAATGTGCATACGGGTAAAGAAGTTTGGATCCACACGAAGCTGATGGGTTTATCAAGAAGAGGCATCAACTACTGGGAGAGTAGTGATAAAAAAGACAAACGACTCGTCTTTACATTGAATAATTCGTTGCAGGCGATCGATGCGGTTACAGGAAAAAGTATTCTGAGTTTTGGCGATAGTGGTTATGTTGATCTGCGGCAGGGCCTTGATCGTGATCCTTCTTCCATCAGGCGAATGCAATCCATGATGCCCGGCATTATTTACAACGATCTTGTTATACTTGGCTCTGCTCCCGGCGAAAATTATTTTTCACCACCGGGTCATATAAGAGCTTACAACGTAGTTACAGGAAAATTAGAATGGACCTTTCATACCATCCCCCATCCCGGTGAATTTGGATACGATACCTGGCCAAAAGATGCTTACAAATATGCAGGTGCTGTAAATGTGTGGAGTGAAATGTCAGTAGATGAAAAAAGAGGCATTGTGTATCTCCCGCTGGGTTCTCCCACGTATGATTATTATGGTGCCGATCGCATTGGTGCCAATCTGTTCGGCAATAGTTTAGTGGCACTTGATGCAAAAACAGGAAAACGCATCTGGCACTACCAAACGGTGCATCACGATCTGTGGGATTATGATCTTGCTTCCGCACCGCAGTTGCTAACGGTAAAGAACAATGGCAAAGAGGTCGATGCAGTTGCGGTGGCTACCAAGCATGGTTTTATGTTTGTGTTCGACAGAGTAACAGGTGATCCATTTTTCCCAATCGATGAAAAACCATTCCCTGCCAGTGAAATGCCGGGCGAACAGGCATGGCCCACACAACCCATTTCTTCACTACCGGATTTTACAAGGCACACTGTAACAAAGGAAACACTCAATCCATTTTTTCCTGACAGTATTAAACAGCAATGGCACAAGCGTCTTGATTCGTCAAAGTCCGGTTTGTATCTTCCTCCATCAGACAAATATGAAACGGTAATGATGCCGGGTGCATTGGGAGGTGCCAACTATGGTAATACAGGTTCCAATCCCGGCAAAGGAATCATGTATGTGATGACACAGGAATATGCTTCCACTTACAAACTCAAAAAAGTGCTCCCTCCTTCAGCGAATTTGTCGAACGATGAGGTAAAACGTGTGAAAGCATTTTACACTGCTACTTGTAAAACCTGTCATGGTGCCAATATGGAAGGAGGTCTTGCACCATCATTGGTAAACGCAGGCCAGCGTATTTTTTATGATGAGTTTAAAGGTATTGTGCTGAATGGTCGTGGACAGATGCCGGGATTTGTGCATGTAGATGAGCAAACAATTACTGCCTTGTATCGCTATCTCGGAGGAAACCCTGCACGACCAAATTTCTTCAGAAGAATGGATACCACTTCAAAAGTAAGTGGACCAGTAGTTGCATCAGGTGGTGCTAAAATAAAACCAGATGCAAACCGTAGTGCTCCCATGTTTGATTATCCGGAAGGAGTAGATCATCCGGTTGATCGCTATACAACTGATTATGGGTTAGACTGGATGGGATTGTTATCACCTCCCTGGTCATCATTGGTTGCTTATGATCTCAATACCGGCACCATCAAATGGAGAAAACCTATTGGTGAAGATTCACTTTACAGCAAAGGCGATAAAACAACCGGCGCACCTAGTGGTGTTTTACGAAAAGGAATGGTAGTTACATCAACAGGAATTGTATTCGCTACTGCAAAAGGTGGTAAGCTCTACGCATTTGATGCAGACAATGGAACTGTTTTATGGGAAACAACATTGAGTCATGAAACCAATGGACAACCGATCATGTTTACAAAAAATGGTAAG